From a region of the Bacteroidia bacterium genome:
- a CDS encoding polysaccharide biosynthesis/export family protein: protein MRNIIIFFIAISALTSCKMLKPSVMMKTPKGYKYATPPEKPLVEYKLAVNDEISFSMYTNDGFRRVDISSLTNENYQKISATFNYIIEYDGTSKLPLLGRVPLKGLTIREAELMLEQKYAEFFQKPYVLISVTNRRVIVFPGSEGSAKVVPLANEQTTLIEALALAGGLSITGKAYRIKLIRGDLKNPEVYLIDLSTIDGIKSAELVLQANDIIYVEPRLQIGRTVINEITPYITFITSAVIFYEFLRTR, encoded by the coding sequence ATGAGAAATATCATCATCTTTTTTATTGCCATTTCTGCGCTTACAAGCTGTAAGATGCTGAAACCCAGCGTAATGATGAAAACGCCAAAGGGATATAAATACGCCACACCCCCGGAAAAGCCTTTGGTAGAATACAAACTGGCTGTAAATGATGAGATCAGCTTCAGCATGTATACAAATGACGGTTTCCGCCGCGTAGATATTTCCAGTCTGACAAACGAGAACTACCAGAAAATATCTGCTACGTTCAATTACATTATTGAATACGACGGCACATCTAAACTTCCTTTACTGGGGCGCGTACCACTGAAGGGCCTTACCATTCGCGAAGCAGAGTTAATGCTGGAGCAAAAGTATGCGGAATTTTTCCAGAAGCCCTACGTGCTGATATCCGTTACAAACCGGCGCGTGATTGTTTTTCCGGGTTCGGAGGGTTCAGCGAAGGTGGTACCCCTTGCAAACGAGCAAACAACATTGATAGAGGCGCTGGCGCTGGCGGGCGGACTTTCTATTACCGGGAAAGCGTACCGCATAAAGCTCATACGCGGCGATTTAAAAAATCCTGAAGTTTACCTGATTGATCTTTCCACTATTGATGGTATTAAATCCGCAGAACTCGTGCTTCAGGCCAACGATATAATTTATGTGGAGCCCCGTCTGCAAATTGGCAGAACGGTAATCAACGAGATCACTCCGTACATCACGTTTATTACCAGTGCGGTCATCTTCTACGAATTTTTAAGGACCCGCTAG